In Strigops habroptila isolate Jane chromosome 2, bStrHab1.2.pri, whole genome shotgun sequence, one genomic interval encodes:
- the RASL11A gene encoding ras-like protein family member 11A isoform X1 gives MRLPSMSQPFLLAPIAECAPGLPSPQVRLAVLGARGVGKSGKCRGTACPSPLSLPLPARPSRLTWPLCVSAMIVRFLTKRFIGDYEPNTGSLYSRLVRLEGDHVAVQIQDTPGCIQMQEDCVQVLDALSRCVKWAEGFLLVYSITDYSSYQTVRPLYQHIRKVHPDARTPIIIVGNKADLLHARQVQAKEGLQLANELGSLFLEISTSDDSQGVYDVFQYLCKELSKLQHASSTDRRRSSIIPRPKSPNMQDLKRRFKQALSSKVK, from the exons ATGCGCCTGCCGAGCATGTCCCAGCCTTTCCTGCTGGCGCCCATCGCCGAGTGCGCCCCGGGGCTGCCCAGCCCCCAGGTCcgcctggcagtgctgggtgccCGCGGCGTCGGCAAGAGCGGTAAGTGCAGGGGGACTGCCTGTCCGtcccccctctcccttcccctgcccgCCCGTCCATCCCGCCTAACGTGGCCGCTCTGTGTTTCAGCGATGATCGTGCGGTTCCTGACGAAGCGGTTCATCGGGGACTACGAGCCCAACACAG gcagcctCTACTCCCGGCTGGTCCGTCTGGAGGGCGACCACGTTGCCGTGCAGATCCAGGACACGCCGGGCTGCATCCAG ATGCAGGAGGACTGTGTGCAGGTGCTGGATGCCCTGTCCCGGTGCGTGAAGTGGGCAGAGGGCTTCCTCCTGGTCTACTCCATCACAGACTACAGCAGCTACCAGACAGTCCGGCCCCTCTACCAGCACATACGCAAGGTCCACCCGGATGCCAGGACCCCCATCATTATCGTGGGGAACAAAGCAGACCTCCTCCACGCCCGGCAAGTGCAGGCGAAGGAGGGACTACAGCTGGCGAATGaactgggcagcctgttcttgGAGATCTCCACAAGTGACGACTCCCAAGGTGTCTACGATGTTTTCCAGTACCTGTGCAAGGAGCTCAGCAAACTACAGCatgccagcagcacagacaggagGCGGTCATCCATCATCCCTCGGCCCAAATCTCCCAATATGCAAGATCTAAAGAGACGTTTCAAACAGGCTTTGTCTTCCAAAGTTAAATAA
- the RASL11A gene encoding ras-like protein family member 11A isoform X2, which translates to MRLPSMSQPFLLAPIAECAPGLPSPQVRLAVLGARGVGKSAMIVRFLTKRFIGDYEPNTGSLYSRLVRLEGDHVAVQIQDTPGCIQMQEDCVQVLDALSRCVKWAEGFLLVYSITDYSSYQTVRPLYQHIRKVHPDARTPIIIVGNKADLLHARQVQAKEGLQLANELGSLFLEISTSDDSQGVYDVFQYLCKELSKLQHASSTDRRRSSIIPRPKSPNMQDLKRRFKQALSSKVK; encoded by the exons ATGCGCCTGCCGAGCATGTCCCAGCCTTTCCTGCTGGCGCCCATCGCCGAGTGCGCCCCGGGGCTGCCCAGCCCCCAGGTCcgcctggcagtgctgggtgccCGCGGCGTCGGCAAGAGCG CGATGATCGTGCGGTTCCTGACGAAGCGGTTCATCGGGGACTACGAGCCCAACACAG gcagcctCTACTCCCGGCTGGTCCGTCTGGAGGGCGACCACGTTGCCGTGCAGATCCAGGACACGCCGGGCTGCATCCAG ATGCAGGAGGACTGTGTGCAGGTGCTGGATGCCCTGTCCCGGTGCGTGAAGTGGGCAGAGGGCTTCCTCCTGGTCTACTCCATCACAGACTACAGCAGCTACCAGACAGTCCGGCCCCTCTACCAGCACATACGCAAGGTCCACCCGGATGCCAGGACCCCCATCATTATCGTGGGGAACAAAGCAGACCTCCTCCACGCCCGGCAAGTGCAGGCGAAGGAGGGACTACAGCTGGCGAATGaactgggcagcctgttcttgGAGATCTCCACAAGTGACGACTCCCAAGGTGTCTACGATGTTTTCCAGTACCTGTGCAAGGAGCTCAGCAAACTACAGCatgccagcagcacagacaggagGCGGTCATCCATCATCCCTCGGCCCAAATCTCCCAATATGCAAGATCTAAAGAGACGTTTCAAACAGGCTTTGTCTTCCAAAGTTAAATAA